One genomic segment of Amycolatopsis granulosa includes these proteins:
- the fmt gene encoding methionyl-tRNA formyltransferase, translating into MRLVFAGTPEAAVPSLRALLDSPRHEVVAVVTRPDAPAGRGRKLVRSPVGALADEHGIEVLTPPKAGDPGFLARLAELAPDACPVVAYGALLPQRALDIPRHGWINLHFSLLPAWRGAAPVQAAIRAGDEITGASTFRIVKELDAGPVFGVVTEKIAADDTAGALLERLAISGARLLVSTLDGVEDGVVQAVPQPADGVTYAPKVAVEDARVPFTEPAAAVDRRIRAVTPDPGAWTGFRGERLKLGPVTVVDGPALEPGELRVERKHVLAGTATKPVRLGEVQAQGKKRMAATDWARGTRIEQGERLS; encoded by the coding sequence ATGCGCCTCGTCTTCGCCGGTACCCCCGAAGCCGCCGTGCCGTCGCTGCGGGCGCTGCTCGACTCGCCGCGGCACGAGGTCGTCGCGGTCGTCACCCGGCCCGACGCGCCGGCCGGCCGCGGCCGCAAGCTCGTCCGTTCCCCGGTCGGCGCGCTCGCCGACGAGCACGGCATCGAGGTGCTCACCCCGCCCAAGGCGGGCGACCCCGGGTTCCTCGCCCGGCTCGCCGAGCTGGCCCCGGACGCGTGCCCGGTCGTCGCCTACGGTGCGCTGCTGCCACAGCGGGCGCTGGACATCCCGCGGCACGGCTGGATCAACCTGCACTTCTCGCTGCTGCCCGCGTGGCGCGGCGCCGCGCCGGTGCAGGCCGCGATCCGCGCGGGCGACGAGATCACCGGCGCGTCCACCTTCCGCATCGTCAAGGAGCTCGACGCCGGTCCGGTCTTCGGCGTGGTCACCGAGAAGATCGCCGCCGACGACACCGCCGGCGCGCTGCTGGAGCGGCTCGCGATCTCCGGCGCCCGCCTCCTGGTGTCCACATTGGACGGCGTCGAGGACGGGGTGGTCCAGGCGGTGCCGCAGCCGGCGGACGGGGTCACCTACGCCCCGAAGGTCGCCGTCGAGGACGCCCGCGTCCCGTTCACCGAGCCCGCCGCCGCGGTCGACCGCCGGATCCGTGCGGTGACCCCGGATCCGGGTGCGTGGACCGGGTTCCGCGGCGAACGGCTCAAGCTCGGCCCGGTCACCGTCGTCGACGGGCCGGCCCTCGAACCCGGCGAGCTGCGCGTGGAACGCAAGCACGTCCTGGCCGGCACGGCGACCAAACCGGTGCGGCTGGGCGAGGTCCAGGCGCAGGGCAAGAAACGCATGGCGGCCACCGACTGGGCCCGCGGTACCCGCATCGAGCAAGGAGAACGGCTGTCATGA